A single Fusobacterium hominis DNA region contains:
- a CDS encoding ABC transporter ATP-binding protein, translating into MSNEILKLENVEKNYDEQTESLHIIRNLNLSVKEGEFISILGRSGSGKSTLLNIMGLLDKADSGKIYIEGKEVESLSDVEKDEIKNKMLGFVFQFHYLLPEFTALENVMLPALISNNRNKKEVEKDAKELLRLVGLEQRVLHKPSQLSGGEKQRVAIARAMINKPKILLADEPTGNLDEETSEVIFDILKDINKKNNQTIIVVTHSKDLAQISDRQLYLKKGILE; encoded by the coding sequence ATGAGTAATGAAATTTTAAAACTTGAAAATGTAGAAAAAAATTATGATGAACAAACAGAAAGTTTACATATAATTAGAAATTTAAATTTATCTGTTAAAGAAGGAGAGTTCATTTCAATATTAGGAAGATCGGGATCAGGGAAATCTACACTTTTAAATATAATGGGACTTTTAGATAAGGCAGATAGCGGAAAAATATATATTGAAGGAAAAGAAGTAGAATCTCTTTCAGATGTTGAAAAAGATGAAATAAAAAATAAAATGTTAGGATTTGTTTTTCAATTTCATTATCTTTTACCAGAATTTACTGCGTTAGAAAATGTTATGCTTCCAGCTTTAATATCAAATAATAGAAATAAAAAAGAAGTAGAAAAAGATGCAAAGGAACTTTTAAGATTAGTTGGATTAGAACAAAGAGTTTTACATAAACCTTCTCAATTATCAGGAGGAGAAAAGCAAAGAGTAGCAATAGCAAGAGCTATGATAAATAAACCTAAAATACTTTTGGCTGATGAGCCAACTGGAAATCTTGATGAAGAAACAAGTGAAGTAATATTTGATATTTTAAAAGATATAAATAAAAAAAATAATCAAACTATAATAGTTGTGACACATTCTAAGGATCTAGCACAAATTTCAGATAGACAACTATATCTTAAAAAAGGAATTTTAGAATAA